In Vibrio gangliei, a single window of DNA contains:
- a CDS encoding acyltransferase: MTQRVFFFDLLRCVAAVAVVAIHVLAPYRELLGVIPFDQWSTAVGINSFSRWAVPVFIMVSGALFLSDTRPFDTHYYLKRRVAKVVVPFVVWSLFYAYLSGWSASGFDAETSYQVLSDFFHHETYYHLGFFYYFIPLYFVIPFLQYLVKVSDSVSLYALISLWLLTTAFYLFGVSGPWSNQIYLYSGYLLLGYLCYQRMEVTSNIALSVFIIGMVSLAVTALMVMMGSVEAKHYTFGLWLSYKTLNTALAAMMVFILCRYFADRLSGKTVAIVSFISRYSLGIYLLHPVFLWPMKAYGWHQGHPIWVIPLWVVLSGGGALALSWLLARSAKTRWLLP, translated from the coding sequence ATGACGCAAAGGGTGTTTTTCTTTGATTTACTCAGGTGCGTTGCGGCGGTCGCAGTGGTAGCGATTCATGTGCTTGCTCCTTATCGAGAGTTACTTGGGGTTATTCCTTTTGACCAATGGTCAACCGCAGTGGGCATCAATAGCTTTTCCCGTTGGGCGGTCCCGGTTTTTATTATGGTTTCAGGGGCGTTATTTTTAAGTGATACTCGCCCTTTTGATACCCACTATTATTTAAAGCGTCGTGTCGCGAAAGTCGTGGTGCCGTTTGTGGTGTGGTCGCTTTTCTACGCGTACCTCTCTGGTTGGAGTGCGAGTGGGTTTGATGCGGAAACCAGTTATCAAGTCCTGTCTGATTTCTTCCATCACGAAACTTATTATCATTTAGGCTTCTTTTACTATTTTATTCCACTGTATTTCGTTATTCCTTTTCTACAGTACCTCGTCAAAGTGAGTGATAGCGTAAGTTTGTACGCTTTGATTTCATTGTGGCTTCTTACTACGGCGTTTTATTTATTTGGTGTGAGCGGCCCGTGGAGCAATCAAATCTATCTTTATAGTGGTTACTTACTTTTGGGTTATCTTTGTTATCAAAGGATGGAAGTGACCAGCAATATTGCACTGTCGGTGTTTATTATTGGTATGGTGTCTTTAGCGGTTACAGCGTTGATGGTGATGATGGGAAGCGTTGAGGCTAAGCACTATACTTTTGGTCTTTGGCTTTCCTACAAGACTCTGAATACTGCATTGGCGGCGATGATGGTGTTTATTTTATGTCGTTATTTTGCAGACCGTTTGAGCGGAAAAACAGTGGCTATCGTGAGCTTTATTAGTCGTTATAGCTTGGGAATTTATTTACTACACCCAGTGTTCTTGTGGCCAATGAAAGCCTATGGTTGGCACCAAGGTCACCCTATTTGGGTGATTCCGCTTTGGGTTGTGCTCAGTGGTGGTGGCGCACTGGCCCTCAGTTGGCTGTTGGCTCGCTCAGCGAAAACTCGTTGGTTATTGCCTTAA
- the rsmD gene encoding 16S rRNA (guanine(966)-N(2))-methyltransferase RsmD — MQRRKASPSSTPKGSTGFIRIISGLWRGRKLPVQDAQGLRPTTDRVKETLFNWLAADIPHARCLDLFAGSGGLGFEAASRQAELVTMIELHKPAYQQLKTNIQQLKANNIEVHNQDALSFLQQAGQPYDIVFIDPPFRQGLLEQTLNLLQQNGWLSDNGLVYIETEKELHLPTLPTHWQLHREKTAGQVCYRLYQLESVE, encoded by the coding sequence ATGCAAAGACGTAAAGCTTCACCCTCCTCAACGCCGAAAGGCTCAACTGGCTTTATTCGCATCATCAGTGGCTTATGGCGCGGAAGAAAATTGCCGGTTCAAGATGCGCAAGGGTTACGCCCAACCACAGACCGAGTGAAAGAAACGTTATTTAATTGGCTGGCCGCCGATATTCCTCATGCTCGTTGCTTAGATTTGTTTGCTGGCTCTGGGGGTTTAGGCTTTGAAGCCGCTTCACGCCAGGCGGAATTGGTCACCATGATCGAACTTCACAAACCGGCCTATCAACAGTTGAAAACCAACATTCAGCAACTCAAAGCCAATAATATTGAAGTGCATAACCAAGATGCGCTGAGCTTTTTACAACAAGCTGGTCAGCCTTATGACATCGTATTTATTGATCCGCCTTTTCGTCAGGGTTTACTTGAGCAAACTCTCAACTTACTGCAACAAAATGGTTGGCTCTCGGATAATGGGTTAGTCTACATCGAAACAGAAAAAGAGCTTCACTTACCGACGCTTCCAACGCATTGGCAATTGCATCGCGAGAAAACTGCGGGACAAGTTTGCTACCGCCTCTATCAATTAGAATCTGTGGAATAA
- a CDS encoding cyclin-dependent kinase inhibitor 3 family protein — MTHPTWDLPLNEQGAGLVLTPCPGTKGVSLQDSLSQLKAQGVAAVVTALSDEELQQAQVESLGEQVEQLGMQWFQLVIEDDCAPNDSFQLGWKAVSPNLHQLLENNHKVALHCMGGSGRTGLLAAHVLLEQGWALDDIIHEVQALRPGAFTKPVQVEYINQFSAD; from the coding sequence ATGACACATCCAACATGGGATTTACCATTAAATGAACAAGGTGCTGGGTTAGTACTTACTCCGTGTCCAGGCACTAAGGGCGTGAGCTTGCAAGACTCCCTTTCTCAATTAAAAGCCCAAGGTGTGGCCGCGGTTGTCACTGCCTTGAGTGATGAAGAGTTGCAACAGGCGCAAGTTGAAAGCTTAGGTGAACAGGTAGAACAGCTGGGAATGCAATGGTTTCAATTAGTGATTGAAGACGATTGTGCGCCAAATGACAGCTTTCAATTAGGTTGGAAGGCGGTGAGTCCAAATCTGCATCAACTTTTAGAGAATAATCATAAAGTGGCGCTGCATTGTATGGGCGGCTCTGGCCGTACCGGTTTATTAGCCGCTCATGTGTTATTAGAACAAGGTTGGGCGCTGGATGACATTATTCACGAAGTACAAGCATTAAGGCCTGGTGCATTCACTAAACCGGTACAGGTTGAGTACATCAATCAGTTTTCAGCCGATTAA
- a CDS encoding DUF2500 domain-containing protein, translating to MPISLIIAIVLLIGLSAWLALRFNQRHKVGQDAPQQTVKVMVLDKQSIDIPDAQPGKEDQEYWIYVQKLPVGPKREFKVGIHYYGALNPGDRGELTYQGDKFLHFALQRQS from the coding sequence ATGCCTATCAGCTTAATCATCGCCATTGTTTTATTGATCGGACTTTCTGCTTGGCTAGCACTTCGTTTTAACCAGCGCCATAAAGTCGGTCAAGATGCCCCACAGCAAACCGTCAAAGTCATGGTGCTGGATAAACAAAGTATCGACATTCCAGATGCTCAACCGGGGAAAGAAGATCAAGAGTATTGGATTTACGTACAAAAGCTGCCTGTTGGTCCCAAGCGAGAATTCAAAGTCGGCATTCATTATTATGGGGCGCTAAACCCAGGAGATCGTGGCGAACTTACATATCAAGGTGATAAATTTTTGCATTTCGCTCTCCAGCGACAGTCCTGA
- a CDS encoding DUF1145 domain-containing protein has translation MKKLFNLAAKAFMLVVWLVFITNLINPFPGMAHIALNVMAIFTLFMHAMQSMLFSSALPKETTMTRWEKLSIVLFGTFALIDLKDKYLK, from the coding sequence ATGAAAAAACTCTTCAATCTCGCCGCTAAGGCATTTATGTTGGTCGTATGGCTAGTTTTTATAACTAACCTGATCAATCCATTCCCTGGCATGGCACACATCGCGCTCAATGTGATGGCGATTTTTACCCTATTTATGCATGCTATGCAGTCAATGCTATTTTCTAGTGCTCTCCCAAAAGAAACGACGATGACAAGATGGGAAAAACTGTCGATTGTGTTATTTGGCACGTTTGCCTTAATCGATCTCAAAGATAAATATTTAAAATAA
- a CDS encoding DUF4145 domain-containing protein encodes MSDIEKVVMHTRRLERLLREQYYAQGQGLVELTESCGTRLPHDIAKKLYSIADTRQHLLDEEGSNQALIDQFVRACIECEKELTPRSGKMIWGVAILLMVLMTLGAALVYVVHWDVVAQHLNLN; translated from the coding sequence GTGTCTGATATTGAAAAAGTCGTCATGCATACTCGTCGTTTGGAGCGGTTGCTAAGAGAGCAGTATTACGCACAAGGGCAAGGTTTAGTCGAGCTAACAGAAAGCTGTGGAACTCGTTTACCTCATGATATCGCGAAAAAACTCTACTCTATTGCCGATACTCGGCAGCATTTGTTAGATGAAGAAGGATCGAATCAGGCCTTGATCGATCAATTTGTTCGAGCGTGTATTGAGTGCGAAAAAGAACTCACACCCAGAAGTGGCAAGATGATATGGGGTGTGGCAATTTTATTGATGGTGTTGATGACGCTTGGTGCTGCGCTTGTTTATGTGGTTCATTGGGATGTTGTCGCACAACACTTAAATCTTAACTGA
- a CDS encoding lysoplasmalogenase family protein, with the protein MWYWLLMGGLLLSMLLLMRLNKPKLFAASKLFILIALAYSLAPTLNSPQIAPIWSMCALAFFALCYYVETFATRYKILQFLWFSMGCLFYSLSFWSQVQHLNWAVPIALFALIVVIFFILLPLLDSFVKHAAVVAIILWQLLWASGQVWQVSRSLLDLSGFLGTALLATSVLIWSIHHFKRPFKMSNDWTMLCYFGSHILIIAPLVLASA; encoded by the coding sequence ATGTGGTATTGGCTGTTAATGGGTGGGTTATTACTGTCCATGCTGTTATTGATGAGACTGAATAAGCCGAAACTTTTTGCGGCTTCGAAATTATTCATCTTAATCGCGCTGGCCTATTCGTTAGCTCCAACGCTTAACTCTCCTCAAATAGCGCCGATTTGGTCTATGTGTGCTTTGGCTTTTTTTGCACTTTGTTATTACGTTGAAACCTTCGCGACAAGATACAAAATTCTGCAATTCTTGTGGTTTTCGATGGGTTGCTTGTTCTATAGCTTGAGTTTCTGGTCTCAAGTTCAGCATTTAAATTGGGCCGTTCCGATAGCGTTGTTTGCCTTGATCGTCGTGATTTTTTTCATTTTATTGCCTCTTTTAGATAGCTTTGTAAAACATGCGGCTGTGGTTGCGATTATTTTGTGGCAATTGTTGTGGGCATCTGGTCAGGTGTGGCAGGTGAGTCGTTCTTTATTGGATCTGTCTGGTTTTCTTGGCACGGCGTTGTTGGCAACGTCAGTGTTGATATGGTCTATTCATCATTTTAAACGACCTTTCAAAATGTCGAATGATTGGACGATGTTGTGCTACTTTGGCTCACATATTTTGATCATTGCGCCTTTAGTTTTAGCGTCAGCCTAA
- a CDS encoding YhgN family NAAT transporter gives MEILSAAVMLFLIMDPLGNLPVVLSILKHLDPKRRRIVLVRELVFALLILLLFLFAGKSILSFLHVQPETLSISGGLILFIIAIRMIFPQPGGVVGLAAGEEPFFVPLAIPMIAGPSVIASLLLLSSQSPDRMLDWSLAVLLAWAGTFLILMFYSFFHRILGEKGLRAIERLMGLLLVMMSTQMFLDGLKQYLS, from the coding sequence ATGGAAATTTTATCTGCAGCTGTGATGCTGTTTTTGATTATGGATCCGCTGGGTAACTTGCCAGTCGTGCTCTCAATTTTGAAACATCTGGATCCGAAACGTCGTCGTATCGTGTTAGTGCGTGAATTGGTGTTTGCTTTACTGATTTTGTTGTTATTCCTGTTTGCGGGTAAATCGATTTTAAGCTTTTTGCATGTTCAGCCGGAGACTTTGAGCATTTCTGGTGGGTTAATTTTGTTTATTATCGCGATTCGTATGATCTTTCCACAGCCGGGTGGTGTGGTTGGACTGGCTGCCGGTGAAGAACCTTTCTTTGTCCCCTTGGCGATTCCGATGATCGCAGGTCCTTCGGTGATTGCATCTTTATTACTTCTTTCCAGTCAGTCACCCGATCGTATGCTTGATTGGTCATTAGCGGTGCTATTGGCGTGGGCGGGGACTTTCTTAATTTTGATGTTTTACAGTTTCTTCCATCGCATTTTGGGTGAGAAAGGGCTTCGTGCGATCGAGCGTTTGATGGGTTTATTGCTGGTGATGATGTCAACGCAAATGTTCTTAGATGGCCTCAAGCAATATTTATCTTAA
- the ftsY gene encoding signal recognition particle-docking protein FtsY, giving the protein MTAKKKRGLLSWLGFAEEEEKKTSSEPTSDTPTEETLTDETVIEQKQDDLESQSTSSQLDEEASIESVEQEAEIEPEITIEDELVAKADEVAETDDVEEMPPNSPQVEELESDRVQEQTKPTESFFARLKRSLQRTKQNIGAGFFGLFKGKKIDDDLFEELEEQLLIADVGMNTTVKIIDSLTEKASRQDLKDGEALYGLLKQEMADILAEVEQPLEIDTTKTPYVILMVGVNGVGKTTTIGKLAKQFQSQGKSVMLAAGDTFRAAAVEQLQVWGQRNDVPVIAQHTGADSASVIYDAIEAARARGVDVVIADTAGRLQNKSNLMEELRKIVRVMKKIDDSAPHEIMLTLDAGTGQNAISQAKLFSDVAPVTGINLTKLDGTAKGGVIFALADQFQIPIRYIGVGEGIDDLRPFQAHDFIEALFSREE; this is encoded by the coding sequence ATGACAGCTAAAAAGAAACGCGGTTTACTCTCTTGGCTAGGTTTTGCTGAAGAAGAAGAAAAAAAAACCTCCTCTGAACCCACCTCTGACACTCCGACTGAAGAAACGCTAACTGATGAAACTGTTATTGAGCAGAAGCAAGATGATCTTGAGTCGCAATCGACGTCATCGCAGTTGGATGAAGAAGCATCGATTGAATCCGTAGAGCAAGAGGCAGAAATTGAGCCTGAAATTACGATTGAAGACGAGCTCGTTGCAAAAGCCGATGAGGTTGCTGAAACGGATGACGTTGAAGAAATGCCACCAAACTCTCCACAGGTGGAAGAATTAGAAAGCGATCGCGTTCAAGAGCAAACCAAACCGACAGAAAGTTTCTTTGCCCGTTTAAAACGCAGCTTACAGCGCACCAAGCAAAATATTGGCGCCGGTTTCTTTGGTTTATTCAAAGGCAAAAAAATCGATGATGATCTATTTGAAGAATTAGAAGAGCAGTTATTGATTGCTGACGTGGGCATGAACACCACGGTTAAAATTATTGATAGCCTGACGGAAAAAGCGTCTCGCCAAGATTTAAAAGATGGCGAAGCGTTGTATGGGCTATTAAAACAAGAAATGGCCGATATCTTAGCGGAAGTTGAGCAACCGCTTGAAATTGATACCACCAAAACGCCGTATGTGATCTTGATGGTCGGCGTGAACGGGGTAGGTAAAACCACGACGATTGGTAAGCTCGCCAAACAATTCCAATCACAGGGTAAATCGGTCATGTTAGCGGCTGGTGATACTTTCCGTGCAGCCGCGGTTGAACAGCTGCAAGTTTGGGGGCAACGTAATGATGTCCCTGTGATTGCGCAACATACTGGCGCAGACAGCGCCTCTGTTATTTATGATGCGATTGAAGCGGCGCGTGCTCGTGGTGTGGATGTTGTCATTGCTGATACCGCGGGACGCTTACAGAATAAGAGCAACTTGATGGAAGAGTTGCGTAAAATTGTGCGTGTAATGAAGAAAATCGATGATTCTGCACCGCATGAAATTATGTTAACGCTCGATGCTGGTACGGGTCAGAATGCCATCAGTCAGGCTAAATTGTTCAGCGATGTCGCCCCTGTGACTGGCATTAACTTAACCAAACTTGATGGCACCGCCAAAGGTGGGGTGATTTTCGCACTGGCGGATCAATTCCAAATTCCAATTCGTTATATTGGGGTGGGTGAAGGCATTGATGATTTACGTCCATTCCAAGCGCATGACTTTATTGAAGCGCTATTTAGCCGTGAAGAATAA
- a CDS encoding ArsJ-associated glyceraldehyde-3-phosphate dehydrogenase → MTIKVGINGFGRIGRLALRAAFDWPEVEFVRINDVAGDAHTLAHLLEFDSVQGRWQHSVIEEDGAMLINEKRIAVTREKEIQAVDWSDCDVVIEATGVHRKTAFLNQYLEQGVKRVVVSAPVKEPGIANIVVGVNDEIFDPAIHRIVTAASCTTNCIAPVVKVIHEKLGIELSSFTTIHDLTNTQTILDAPHKDLRRARACGMSLIPTTTGSATAIVEIFPDLKGKINGHAVRVPLANASLTDIIFDVKRDTTAEEVNALLKEAAQGELKGILGFEEKPLVSIDYRGDQRSTIVDALSTMVVGTRMVKIYAWYDNEMGYATRTAELVRKVGLA, encoded by the coding sequence ATGACAATCAAAGTTGGAATTAATGGATTTGGTCGCATAGGACGCTTGGCTTTACGTGCTGCGTTTGATTGGCCGGAAGTTGAATTTGTGCGTATCAATGATGTGGCTGGCGATGCCCATACGTTAGCGCATTTACTGGAATTTGATTCGGTGCAAGGTCGTTGGCAGCACTCAGTAATCGAAGAAGATGGCGCGATGCTGATTAATGAGAAACGTATTGCGGTTACTCGAGAAAAGGAAATACAAGCGGTCGATTGGTCGGATTGCGATGTAGTGATTGAAGCGACAGGTGTACATCGTAAAACGGCTTTTCTCAATCAATACCTTGAGCAAGGCGTAAAACGTGTCGTGGTGTCTGCGCCGGTTAAAGAGCCAGGCATTGCCAATATTGTCGTGGGTGTCAATGATGAGATTTTTGACCCTGCGATTCACCGTATTGTGACCGCAGCTTCTTGCACCACCAACTGTATTGCCCCTGTGGTGAAAGTGATCCATGAAAAACTCGGTATTGAACTGTCTTCTTTTACCACTATTCATGATTTGACCAACACTCAAACCATTTTGGATGCCCCGCACAAAGACCTGCGTCGTGCTCGCGCATGTGGCATGAGCTTGATCCCAACCACAACCGGCTCAGCGACGGCGATTGTGGAAATTTTCCCTGATCTGAAAGGCAAAATTAATGGTCATGCCGTTCGTGTCCCATTAGCCAATGCTTCTTTAACTGACATTATTTTTGATGTGAAGCGAGATACCACCGCAGAAGAAGTCAATGCACTACTCAAAGAAGCAGCACAGGGTGAGCTGAAAGGCATTCTTGGGTTTGAAGAAAAACCATTAGTGTCGATTGATTACCGAGGCGACCAGCGCTCGACCATTGTTGATGCGTTATCGACCATGGTGGTGGGCACTCGCATGGTGAAAATTTACGCTTGGTATGACAATGAAATGGGCTACGCCACACGCACGGCTGAGTTGGTTCGTAAAGTGGGTTTGGCTTAA
- the arsJ gene encoding organoarsenical effux MFS transporter ArsJ produces the protein MFAHLDRQIRQYMLVTFNYWNFTLTDGALRMLVVLYFYDLGYSTLAIASLFLFYEFFGVVTNLVGGWLGARLGLNKTMNIGLMMQIVALLMLALPNSWLTIPWVMAAQALSGIAKDLNKMSAKSAIKTLVPNDQQGALYHWIAVLTGSKNALKGVGFFLGGLLLSVLGFQYSMLAMAAVLVLVLLGSLVWLESDMGKAKSKPKFSQMFSKSRSINILSAARMFLFGARDVWFVVALPIYLGSVFGWEHIWVGSFLALWVIAYGVVQGFAPRLTGKAKGKIPDGRAALIWASLLALITGLVAYGVQIQWQPQLVIVVGLLIFGAFFAINSSMHSYLIVSYAKGDGVSMDVGFYYMANAMGRLIGTVLSGWVFQMAGLAACLWVSFAFLVVTCVISIWLPKKGLITETSAVG, from the coding sequence ATGTTTGCCCATTTAGATCGCCAAATTCGCCAATATATGTTGGTGACGTTTAATTATTGGAACTTCACCTTAACCGATGGTGCATTACGGATGCTGGTGGTGCTGTACTTCTACGATTTGGGTTACAGCACGCTAGCCATTGCCTCGTTATTTCTGTTTTATGAGTTCTTTGGCGTCGTCACCAATTTGGTCGGAGGCTGGCTTGGCGCGCGTTTAGGACTGAATAAAACCATGAACATTGGCCTGATGATGCAGATTGTGGCTTTATTGATGTTAGCACTTCCTAACTCGTGGCTGACCATTCCGTGGGTGATGGCAGCACAAGCCTTGTCAGGTATCGCGAAAGATTTGAATAAAATGAGCGCTAAGAGTGCAATCAAAACCTTAGTGCCAAATGACCAACAAGGCGCGTTATATCATTGGATAGCGGTGTTAACCGGTTCGAAAAATGCCCTTAAAGGTGTGGGGTTCTTTCTCGGTGGCTTGCTGCTATCGGTTTTAGGTTTTCAATACTCGATGTTGGCGATGGCTGCCGTGCTCGTCTTGGTGCTCTTGGGCAGCTTGGTTTGGTTGGAATCGGACATGGGCAAAGCCAAATCCAAACCAAAATTTAGCCAGATGTTTTCTAAGTCTCGTTCAATCAATATCTTATCCGCCGCTCGCATGTTCTTATTTGGTGCGCGTGATGTGTGGTTTGTGGTGGCGCTACCTATTTATCTTGGTAGTGTTTTTGGCTGGGAGCATATCTGGGTGGGCAGCTTCTTGGCGCTATGGGTTATCGCTTATGGCGTGGTACAAGGGTTCGCACCGAGATTAACAGGTAAAGCAAAAGGCAAAATACCCGATGGTCGAGCCGCGTTAATTTGGGCATCGTTACTGGCTTTGATTACCGGTTTAGTCGCTTATGGAGTACAAATTCAGTGGCAACCGCAATTGGTGATTGTGGTCGGGCTATTGATCTTCGGGGCTTTCTTTGCGATTAATTCCTCCATGCATTCTTACCTAATTGTTAGTTATGCCAAAGGCGATGGCGTCTCTATGGATGTGGGCTTTTATTATATGGCCAATGCGATGGGACGTTTAATTGGTACGGTATTATCTGGCTGGGTATTCCAAATGGCAGGGTTAGCGGCGTGCTTATGGGTGTCGTTTGCCTTTTTAGTTGTAACGTGTGTGATTTCGATTTGGCTGCCTAAGAAGGGATTAATCACGGAAACGTCTGCTGTGGGTTAA